The Hypomesus transpacificus isolate Combined female chromosome 3, fHypTra1, whole genome shotgun sequence genome has a window encoding:
- the ralgapa1 gene encoding ral GTPase-activating protein subunit alpha-1 isoform X3 has translation MFSKKTHGDVKKSTQKVLDPKKDVLTRLKHLRIVIENAEPCDLKHFFDQYYSHIYYVFFENFVTIEVSLKQKGHKSQREELDAILFIFEKILQLLPERIQGRWQFHSIGLILKKLLHTGNSLKIRREGVRLFLLWMQALQGNALREQLCMFACLIPGFPSPLSELGPRTLDNLVNPPLSLLETQVTPEEISPLVPPQSGDKNQEDLTGYFLEALLKYMVTQAKSLEWRCKENHEKGFAFLFENFKKFYLPHIFPNFSKETSLYQPILEVPPIRAKPYYCVVRREHENSEVVYCTKDSFLQARVIFIRWLVSFWLEPRSNTTTIIPGTEGENVPKNIQRAAAGLAARLEDGGGFPRQPDGLDGGVGGACEGEQSHSNTSTLTEREPSSSSLCSMDEEQLTDMEVVRRVLCCSRTNVNFITEIFRQAFLLPMCEAAAMRKVVRVYQEWIAQEDKPVFMREPEEGLNPMAGRNSQEPRVPQEKEEEGVNKMIDNELLEYSVHAGVQPTLQVFITNSSNVFLLEPANEVKILLEEHVDMCKRVLNIYRSLVMHETMDQKTWEQILLVLLRVTECVMKRPPSIMPQGKKSMTLSGRLAGAVFQTLIVAWIKGNLNVYISRELWDDLLAVLSSLTCWEELVTEWSLTMETLTKVLARNLYSLDLQELPLDKLSEQKQKKHKGKGGGLEGQKMVVDRSFSKGWSRDQPGQAAAMRQRSATTAGSPGIEKARSIVRQKTVDLEDPPMAMAPRAPRIRHASQSEEVPPSEVFSASGDLEAPPPPLPRSSSASDIMEPFITDRVKANKEEGGQKTRPVSSDAGSTNPNFTDLMDEFIQERLRTRGTSGRRGSSPGILEIPKDLPELLERQGATRPVDDPGVPSEWTSPASASGSDVVSSDSQSDSFNAFQYSNCKFENFSFGSEAGGNGSLDQDSLGGGVGQSADEQEVASLTTLNMDSESSSLSQHGLSADTVTITGSESASPVHSLGGSRSQTPSPATLTAEHTEHKDLQLDEKLHHSVLQTPDDLEASEFPTEDCSVMAGGTLTGWHADVATVMWRRMLGILGDVNTIKDPEIHAQVFDYLCELWQNLAKIRDNLGISLDNQSSPPPPVLIPPLRILTPWLFKATMLTERYKQGKLHAYKLICKIMKRRQDVSPNSDFLTHFYNIMHCGLLHVDQDIVNTIIKHCSPRFFSVGLPGATMLILDVIIAASRVTASASLNAPRVEAQILLGSLVCFPNLYEELPALHPTTADVVMTKFRDVKEHIIKHILSSARDEPSAPARCVALCSLGIWLCEELVHGTQHIQIKEALNVICVTLKYPNKSVALVASDILHLLISYVDHLQKFPPDTPKKIVEILIATITYLLPTTECSPHELDKRLVVSLLLCLLDWVMALPPQTLLQPVNTLSPDKEHRSDKSVLSCIYKVLHGCVYGAQTLSSSRYFPLNLSDLTSPDYDPFLPLESLKEPEPLHSPDSERSSKLQPVTEVRSRLQHGLISIAARTVITHLVNHLGHYPMSGGPATLTSQVCESQDNPYSESADLGPELFHSPNLQFFSLNGTTLLSCLQIRAEDGLPGGGMSAGLTTTPACVRLIVRDISGKHSWDSAVLYGPPHCPGCNPESGSGSPPGHALLLCSPPREGRGGPGAGEATGEKGEEDFGEEREEEEEEEVGGLEEAEEDEGEGLEEEEQGEERGEGAEGDENRREEREEDKAEDKGVCLELLAPPLAKRVCRETVPSWDALRDGEDALDEMLLYLGYSSPECLQRAGTPLNIPAPPPTCVSEKQENDVINAILKQCAAERDFARHRGDGPNMRAMGQSEPLPQRPQSPFYYCRLLLNILGMNSWENRSNFHLLKKNEKLLRELKNLDSRQCRETHKIAVFYVAEGQEDKHSILSNTSGSQAYEDFVSGLGWEVNLTSHCGFMGGLQRNRSTGLTTPYYATSTVEAVFHVSTRMPPDSDDSLTKKLRHLGNDEVHIVWSEHSRDYRRGIIPTEFGDVLIVIYPMKNHMCSIHILKKPEVPFFGPLFDGAIVDEKILPTMVRATAINASRALKSLIPLYQNFYEERARYLETIVQHHLEPTTFEDYAARVFSPAPCHHLSSDADPNVSLVYI, from the exons AGAATGCTGAGCCGTGTGACCTGAAACACTTCTTTGACCAGTACTACTCCCACATCTACTATGTCTTCTTTGAGAACTTTGTCACCATCGAAGTCAGCCTCAAACAAAAAG GTCACAAATCGCAAAGGGAAGAACTGGATGCCATCCTTTTCATTTTTGAG AAAATCCTGCAGCTGCTGCCAGAGAGGATACAGGGACGATGGCAGTTCCACAGCATAG GGTTGATCCTGAAGAAGTTGTTACACACTGGGAACTCCCTGAAG ATCCGACGGGAGGGGGTGCGTCTGTTCCTCCTCTGGATGCAGGCCCTGCAGGGGAACGCCCTGAGAGAGCAGCTGTGTATGTTTGCCTGCCTCATCCCCggcttcccctcccccctgtcagaACTCGGCCCCCGCACCCTGGACAACCTGGTCAACCCCCCCCTCAGTCTGCTGGAGA CGCAAGTGACCCCAGAGGAAATCAGCCCATTGGTTCCTCCCCAGTCAGGTGACAAGAACCAGGAAGACCTGACTGGCTACTTTCTGGAGGCTCTGCTTAAATACATGGTAACGCAG GCAAAGAGTCTGGAGTGGCGTTGCAAGGAGAACCATGAGAAAGGTTTTGCCTTCCTGTTTGAAAACTTCAAGAAGTTCTACCTTCCTCACATCTTCCCCAACTTCTCCAAGGAGACCAGCCTCTACCAGCCCATCCTGG AGGTGCCCCCCATCCGGGCGAAGCCGTACTACTGTGTGGTGCGCCGGGAGCACGAGAACAGCGAGGTGGTGTACTGCACCAAGGACAGCTTCCTGCAGGCCAGGGTGATCTTCATCCGCTGGCTGGTGTCCTTCTGGCTGGAACCCCgctccaacaccaccaccatcatccccggGACGGAGGGGGAGAACGTGCCCAAGAACATCCAG cGCGCGGCAGCAGGCCTGGCAGCGCGCCTGGAGGACGGGGGCGGTTTCCCCCGGCAGCCGGACGGCCTGGACGGGGGCGTGGGCGGGGCGTGCGAGGGGGAGCAGAGCCACTCCAACACCAGCACCCTGACGGAGAGGGAGCCCAGCTCGTCCAGCCTGTGTAGCATGGACGAGGAGCAGCTGACCGACATGGAGGTGGTCCGCCGAGTGCTCTGCTGCTCCCGGACCAACGTCAACTTCATCACGGAGATCTTCAGACAG GCGTTCCTGCTGCCCATGTGTGAAGCTGCGGCCATGAGGAAAGTGGTGAGGGTGTACCAGGAGTGGATCGCCCAGGAGGACAAGCCAGTCTTCATGAGGGAGCCAGAGGAGGGTCTAAATCCCATGGCCGGGAGGAACAGCCAGGAGCCACGGGTGccgcaggagaaggaggaggag GGTGTGAATAAAATGATTGACAACGAACTGCTGGAGTACAGTGTTCATGCTGGAGTCCAACCAACTCTACAG gtGTTCATCACCAACTCTTCCAATGTCTTCCTCTTGGAGCCAGCCAATGAGGTGAAGATCCTGCTGGAGGAACATGTGGACATGTGCAAGAGAGTCCTCAACATCTACCGTAGCCTGGTCATGCACGAGACCATGGACCAGAAGACCTG ggagcaGATCCTGCTGGTGCTCCTCAGGGTAACAGAGTGTGTGATGAAGAGGCCTCCCTCCATAATGCCCCAGGGAAAGAAGAGCATGACTCTATCTGGACGTCTGGCTGGAGCCGTCTTCCAG ACTCTGATCGTGGCGTGGATCAAGGGGAACCTGAACGTGTACATCAGCCGGGAGCTGTGGGACGACCTGCTGGCCGTGCTGTCCTCGCTCACCTGCTGGGAGGAGCTGGTCACCGAGTGGTCCCTCACCATGGAGACGCTCACCAAGGTTCTGGCCCGGAACCTCTACAGCCTGGACTTACAGGAGCTGCCGCTGGACAAACTGAGCGAACAGAAGCAGAAGAAGCACAAGGGGAAAG GTGGAGGTCTGGAGGGGCAGAAGATGGTGGTGGACCGCTCCTTCTCCAAGGGCTGGAGCAGAGACCAGCCGGGCCAGGCGGCAGCCATGAGGCAGCGCAGCGCCACCACGGCCGGCTCCCCAGGCATCGAGAAGGCACGCAGCATCGTGCGCCAGAAGACCGTGG ATCTGGAGGACCCCCCTATGGCCATGGCCCCCCGCGCCCCACGAATACGCCACGCCTCCCAGAGTGAGGAAGTCCCGCCTTCTGAGGTGTTCTCTGCGTCAGGTGACCtggaggccccgcccccacccctcccccgcaGCAGCAGCGCCTCTGACATCATGGAGCCCTTCATCACCGATAGGGTCAAAG CCaataaggaggaggggggtcagaAGACACGCCCTGTGTCCAGCGATGCAGGAAGCACCAACCCAAACTTTACTGACCTGATGGACGAATTCATACAGGAGAGACTCCGGACCCGAGGCACCTCT ggtCGCCGTGGTAGCAGCCCAGGCATTCTGGAGATCCCCAAGGACCTCCCAGAGCTGCTGGAGCGGCAGGGCGCCACGCGGCCCGTCGACGACCCCGGCGTGCCCTCCGAGTGGACCTCTCCCGCCAGCGCCAGCGGCAGCGACGTGGTCAGCTCCGACAGCCAATCAGACTCCTTCAACGCCTTCCAGTATTCCAACTGCAAGTTTGAGA ATTTCAGTTTTGGCTCGGAGGCTGGTGGTAACGGATCGTTGGACCAGGACAGCCTGGGAGGGGGCGTGGGCCAGAGCGCTGACGAGCAGGAAGTGGCCAGTCTGACCACGCTCAACATGGACTCTGAGTCCAGCAGCCTCAGTCAGCACGGCCTGTCTGCTGATACTGTCACCATAACAG ggtcaGAGAGTGCGTCTCCGGTGCATTCTCTGGGGGGGTCCAGATCCCAGACCCCGTCTCCAGCCACTCTCACTGctgaacacactgaacacaaagACCTGCAGCTGGATGAGAAGCTGCACCACTCTGTCCTGCAGACTCCTGACGACCTGG AAGCTAGTGAGTTTCCGACGGAGGACTGCAGTGTCATGGCGGGCGGCACGCTCACAGGCTGGCACGCCgatgttgccacggtgatgtgGAGGCGGATGTTGGGTATCCTGGGAGACGTCAACACCATCAAAGACCCAGAAATCCACGCTCAGGTGTTTGACTACCTGTGCGAGCTCTGGCAGAACCTGGCCAAG ATCAGAGACAACCTGGGCATCTCATTGGACAACCAGTCGTCTCCGCCCCCTCCGGTCCTGATCCCGCCCCTCCGCATCCTCACTCCCTGGCTCTTCAAG GCCACCATGCTGACGGAGCGCTATAAGCAAGGGAAGCTTCATGCCTACAAGCTGATCTGCAAGATCATGAAGAGGAGGCAGGATGTGTCGCCCAACTCCGACTTCCTCACACACTTCTACAACATCATGCACTGCGGCCTGCTGCATGTGGACCAG GACATCGTGAACACCATCATCAAGCACTGCTCCCCTCGCTTCTTCTCCGTGGGCCTGCCGGGAGCCACCATGCTCATCCTGGACGTCATCATTGCCGCCAGCAGAGTCACTGCCAGCGCCTCGCTCAat gcCCCCAGGGTGGAGGCCCAGATCCTGCTGGGCTCTCTGGTGTGTTTTCCCAACCTGTACGAGGAGCTTCCTGCTCTCCACCCCACCACCGCCGACGTGGTCATGACCAAGTTCAGAGACGTCAAG GAGCACATCATCAAACACATCCTGAGTTCAGCTAGAGATGAGCCCTCGGCTCCAGCACG gtgcGTGGCTCTGTGCAGCCTGGGGATCTGGCTGTGTGAAGAGCTGGTCCACGGCACTCAGCACATCCAGATTAAAGAAGCTCTCAACGTCATCTGTGTGACCCTCAAG tATCCCAATAAGAGCGTGGCCCTGGTGGCCTCAGACATCCTGCACCTGCTCATCAGCTACGTGGACCACCTTCAGAAGTTCCCCCCCGACACGCCAAAGAAGATCGTGGAG ATCCTGATCGCCACCATCACCTACCTGCTGCCCACTACTGAGTGCTCGCCCCACGAGCTGGACAAGAGG CTGGTGGTATCTCTCCTGCTGTGCCTGTTGGACTGGGTGATGGCCCTGCCTCCACAGACCCTGCTGCAGCCCGTCAACACACTCAGCCCCGACAAGGAGCACCGCAGCGACAAGTCTGTCCTCAGCTGCATAtataag gtTCTCCATGGGTGTGTATACGGAGCCCAGACTCTGAGCAGCTCCAGGTACTTCCCCCTGAACCTGTCTGACCTGACCAGCCCGGACTACGACCCCTTCCTGCCCCTGGAGAGCCTGAAGGAGCCCGAGCCTCTTCACTCCCCCGACTCTGAGCGCTCCTCCAAACTGCAGCCTGTCACGGAGG TTCGTAGTCGACTCCAGCACGGTTTGATCTCCATCGCGGCCAGGACGGTCATCACCCACCTGGTCAACCACCTGGGACACTACCCCATGAGTGGAGGGCCTGCCACGTTGACCAgccag GTGTGTGAGAGCCAGGACAACCCATACAGTGAGAGTGCCGACCTGGGCCCGGAGCTCTTCCACTCCCCCAACCTGCAGTTCTTCTCCCTGAACGGCACCACCCTCCTGTCCTGCCTGCAGATCCGGGCCGAGGACGGCCTCCCAGGAGGGGGCATGTCAGCCGGCCTCACCACCACCCCCGCCTGCGTGCGCCTCATCGTCAGGGACATCTCGGGCAAACACTCCTGGGACTCTGCAGTGTTGTACGGACCGCCCCACTGCCCCGGGTGCAACCCCGAGTCTGGGTCCGGGTCTCCCCCTGGCCACGCCCTGCTGCTGTGCAGCCCACCccgagaggggagaggggggccgggggccggggAGGCGacaggggagaaaggagaggaggactttggggaggaaagggaggaggaggaggaggaggaggtgggcgggttggaggaggcggaggaagacgagggggaggggctggaggaggaggagcagggggaggagaggggggagggtgcagaAGGAGACGAaaacaggagagaggaaagggaggaagacAAGGCGGAGGACAAAGGGGTGTGTCTCGAGCTGTTGGCCCCGCCCCTCGCCAAGCGCGTGTGCAGGGAGACGGTGCCATCGTGGGATGCGCTGCGAGACGGCGAGGACGCCCTGGACGAGATGCTGCTGTACCTGGGATACTCCAG CCCCGAGTGTCTTCAGCGCGCGGGCACGCCCCTCAACATCCcggccccaccccccacctgcgTGTCGGAGAAGCAGGAGAACGACGTCATCAACGCCATCCTCAAGCAGTGCGCCGCGGAGCGCGACTTCGCCCGTCACCGCGGCGACGGGCCCAACATGCGCGCCATGGGGCAGAGTGAGCCCCTCCCCCAGCGGCCCCAGTCCCCCTTCTACTACTGCCGGCTGCTGCTCAACATCCTGGGGATGAACTCCTGGGAGAACAG GAGTAACTTTCACCTGCTTAAGAAGAACGAGAAGCTTCTAAGGGAGCTGAAGAACCTGGACTCCAGGCAGTG CCGAGAGACCCACAAGATAGCTGTTTTCTACGTAGCAGAGGGTCAGGAGGACAAACACTCCATCCTGTCCAACACCAGTGGCAGTCAGGCCTACGAGGACTTTGTCTCTGGACTGGGttgggag GTGAACCTGACCAGCCACTGTGGCTTCATGGGCGGTCTGCAGCGTAACCGTAGCACTGGCCTGACCACGCCCTACTACGCCACCTCCACCGTCGAGGCCGTCTTCCACGTGTCGACTCGCATGCCCCCAGACTCAGAcgactccctcaccaagaag CTGAGGCACCTGGGTAACGACGAGGTCCACATCGTGTGGTCGGAACATTCCAGAGACTACCGCAGAGGCATCATCCCCACTGAGTTTGGAGACGTGCTCATTGTCATCTACCCCATGAAGAACCACATGTGCAGCATCCACATCCTCAAGAAGCCTGAG